CTGGAGGTCGGGCGCCACCCCGAGCATCACGCCCTTGCAGACCCCGACGAACTCGTCAGCCAACCCGTAGTCAGAGAGAAACGCAACAAGTGGCGGCGGGCTCACCAATGCGGCACCGGAGCGAAGCGGAGGTGCTTGCCCAGGGAGTGAGCGCCCGCGGCGTAGGTACCCTGCGCCGCAGCGGACGACCGAAACAGGGAGGTGCCTACCCCGCCTGCGTGTACCGCGCGGCGAGGTAGGCGTCGACGTCGGCGGGGAGCACTCGGAACGAGCGCCCCACGCGCACCGCCGGAAGGTCCCCCGCCTTGATCAGGCGGTAGACCGTCATGGACGATACTCGCAGCATGTCGGCGACTTCCTGAACCGTCAGGAAGCGCGCTGTTGCAAAGGACTGCGCCACGCGGCTCACCCCTCTCCCCCGCTCGAGGTCGGAGATTAGGCGTCCGGGGCTCGTGTTGTCGAGTGTGACTCGTGAGCATCTCGTGCGCGGTGGGGCACGAGCCGCTCGAGGATCACCTCGTAGGCGCTGGGGGGCGCGCCGTCGTGGATCGGCACCACGCACACAGGCATGCCCCGCCGGGCCGCCACACCCAGGGCCAACGCGTCCAGATCGGCGAGGGCGATGGTCTGGTGGCCCTCGCCGATCGCAGCGGCCGCGAAGCCGTGG
The window above is part of the Acidimicrobiia bacterium genome. Proteins encoded here:
- a CDS encoding helix-turn-helix domain-containing protein, encoding MSRVAQSFATARFLTVQEVADMLRVSSMTVYRLIKAGDLPAVRVGRSFRVLPADVDAYLAARYTQAG